One genomic window of Cannabis sativa cultivar Pink pepper isolate KNU-18-1 chromosome 2, ASM2916894v1, whole genome shotgun sequence includes the following:
- the LOC115721314 gene encoding uncharacterized protein LOC115721314 isoform X1, with protein MAILLSLSLSPHPLNPKPCLIPKTLSLSTANSTRTTLPTGTRRHLINKFTSLFLISFAPLQFPLARSSASAKPSLSGIVNTKSWFQFFGNGFSIRIPPDFEDVMEPEDFNEGLSLYGDKVKPKTFAARFASSDGGAFLLFLSESGLLDSEVVSVIIRSTNQLKITFLEAQDITDLGSLKEAARIFVPGGATLYSARTIKIKEDEGFRTYYFYEFGRYDQHVALYAAVNSGKAIIAGATAPESKWDEDGVKLRSAAISMTAV; from the exons ATGGCCATTCTTCTCTCCCTCTCACTCTCCCCTCACCCCCTGAACCCTAAACCCTGCTTAATCCCCAAAACCCTTTCTCTTTCCACTGCAAACTCTACTCGTACCACTCTCCCCACTGGCACCAGGAGACATTTGATTAACAAGTTCACTTCGCTCTTCCTCATCTCTTTTGCCCCGCTGCAATTCCCACTTGCCCGTTCTTCGGCATCGGCGAAGCCCTCGCTTTCCGGCATCGTCAACACCAAATCTTGGTTCCAATTCTTTGGCAATGGATTTTCCATTAGGATCCCCCCTGACTTTGAGGACGTTATGGAGCCTGAG gatTTCAACGAGGGATTGTCTCTTTATGGAGATAAGGTAAAACCGAAGACCTTTGCGGCGCGGTTTGCATCTTCTGATGG GGGGgcttttcttcttttcctttctGAGAGTGGCTTGTTAGA TTCTGAAGTTGTTAGTGTCATAATTCGCTCGACCAATCAACTCAAGATCACCTTTTTAGAG GCCCAAGACATAACAGATTTAGGTTCCTTGAAAGAGGCAGCAAGAATCTTTGTTCCAG GTGGAGCAACTTTGTATTCCGCtagaacaataaaaataaaggaAGATGAAGGCTTCAG AACTTATTACTTCTATGAATTTGGCCGATACGACCAGCATGTGGCATTGTATGCTGCTGTTAACAGTGGAAAG GCAATTATAGCTGGAGCAACTGCCCCAGAGTCCAAGTGGGATGAAGATGGTGTGAAGCTTCGTTCTGCTGCTATATCGATGACAGCAGTATAG
- the LOC115721314 gene encoding uncharacterized protein LOC115721314 isoform X2, giving the protein MAILLSLSLSPHPLNPKPCLIPKTLSLSTANSTRTTLPTGTRRHLINKFTSLFLISFAPLQFPLARSSASAKPSLSGIVNTKSWFQFFGNGFSIRIPPDFEDVMEPEDFNEGLSLYGDKVKPKTFAARFASSDGSEVVSVIIRSTNQLKITFLEAQDITDLGSLKEAARIFVPGGATLYSARTIKIKEDEGFRTYYFYEFGRYDQHVALYAAVNSGKAIIAGATAPESKWDEDGVKLRSAAISMTAV; this is encoded by the exons ATGGCCATTCTTCTCTCCCTCTCACTCTCCCCTCACCCCCTGAACCCTAAACCCTGCTTAATCCCCAAAACCCTTTCTCTTTCCACTGCAAACTCTACTCGTACCACTCTCCCCACTGGCACCAGGAGACATTTGATTAACAAGTTCACTTCGCTCTTCCTCATCTCTTTTGCCCCGCTGCAATTCCCACTTGCCCGTTCTTCGGCATCGGCGAAGCCCTCGCTTTCCGGCATCGTCAACACCAAATCTTGGTTCCAATTCTTTGGCAATGGATTTTCCATTAGGATCCCCCCTGACTTTGAGGACGTTATGGAGCCTGAG gatTTCAACGAGGGATTGTCTCTTTATGGAGATAAGGTAAAACCGAAGACCTTTGCGGCGCGGTTTGCATCTTCTGATGG TTCTGAAGTTGTTAGTGTCATAATTCGCTCGACCAATCAACTCAAGATCACCTTTTTAGAG GCCCAAGACATAACAGATTTAGGTTCCTTGAAAGAGGCAGCAAGAATCTTTGTTCCAG GTGGAGCAACTTTGTATTCCGCtagaacaataaaaataaaggaAGATGAAGGCTTCAG AACTTATTACTTCTATGAATTTGGCCGATACGACCAGCATGTGGCATTGTATGCTGCTGTTAACAGTGGAAAG GCAATTATAGCTGGAGCAACTGCCCCAGAGTCCAAGTGGGATGAAGATGGTGTGAAGCTTCGTTCTGCTGCTATATCGATGACAGCAGTATAG